One window of the Candoia aspera isolate rCanAsp1 chromosome 16, rCanAsp1.hap2, whole genome shotgun sequence genome contains the following:
- the LOC134506280 gene encoding nanos homolog 2-like, with translation MGIVEDRNKPQGFHPQRDPLGSGAPPVPHEDHSEALVHQANGSRSSSGANSRKKGACGGRLQPTQPSGQGICNFCRFNGESKKFYSSHQLQRADGVVTCPILRKYTCPICGATADKAHTRTHCPLNRGEQFIYRKCGRNSAGRMVKR, from the coding sequence ATGGGGATCGTTGAGGACCGGAATAAGCCCCAAGGTTTCCATCCCCAGCGGGACCCCCTTGGGAGTGGTGCACCACCAGTTCCTCACGAGGACCACTCGGAAGCCCTTGTGCATCAGGCTAATGGAAGCAGGAGCAGCAGTGGAGCCAACAGCCGCAAGAAGGGCGCCTGCGGTGGACGCCTCCAGCCCACTCAGCCATCCGGCCAAGGGATCTGCAACTTCTGCAGATTTAACGGAGAGTCCAAGAAGTTCTATTCTTCTCACCAATTGCAAAGAGCTGATGGGGTGGTCACCTGCCCCATCTTGCGCAAGTACACATGTCCGATCTGTGGAGCCACTGCTGACAAGGCCCACACGCGGACACATTGCCCCCTCAATCGAGGGGAACAGTTCATATACCGCAAGTGTGGACGCAACTCAGCCGGACGCATGGTGAAGAGATAA